A single region of the Nocardioides sp. W7 genome encodes:
- a CDS encoding ATP-dependent DNA helicase: MSATTTETPAFRLRPAPAAPAAPTLDEHQQQVVDHPGGPLLVLAGPGTGKTTTLVEAIVARVEAGARPDQVLALTFSRKAAEQLRDRVTARLGRTMATPLSSTFHSFAYALVRRYAPAELYAAPLRLLSAPEQDVVLQELLTDNPESVRWPAGLRAAVGTRGFAKEVHAVLARARERGLDPDQLIELGEREGAPELAAAGFFLEQYLDVLGDQSAVDYPDLVARAVIEANLHRDELRRELSHVFVDEYQDTDPSQVAMLRALAGDGRDLTVVGDPDQSIYGFRGADVRGILDFPRQFPRADGSPARVVALATTRRFGSRLLRASRSIAAGIGVTGSIPAATYAAFRDPAPVAHEFGPGTVQALTFDTARAEVEHIADLLRRAHLEDDVAWSDMAVLVRSGRTEIPGLRRSLVAAGVPVEVASDETPLVREPAAVPLLAALAVVGDAEVDDPAAQDHVGADRAEALLTSPLGGLDATDVRALTRALREREPEAAPRELVRRAVLEPALLAGVPGDAATRARRLAVLVARARGELADGASVEEVLWTLWEGSDWGRRLRHATRGGGHGARLAHRDLDAICALFETAARVEEQRGHTSVRAFVDTLRAQEIPADTLADRGVRGDAVRLLTAHRSKGLEWRLVVVARVQEGAWPDLRRRDTLLQADRISRDGLLPPLTRGAILAEERRLFYVAATRARQRLVVTAVASADDEGEQPSRFLHELGRDPVHRIGRPQRPLSMTGLVAELRRTLADPEQPEPLRAAAARRLSRLAATDVHGRPVAAAADPASWWGLRAPTRATQPVRPSEQPLTISASTLEGLVTCPAQWFLSREAGGAVVSSASQGFGKVVHAIADRIAKGEIASPVDVDADLMPLVDEVWARLEFRTPWSRARERAAVRDALVRFVGWHERPGARTVLATEPRMQAQVSLPDGQVVRLNGYADRLELDEDGRVVVIDLKTGKYPPTGPQVERHSQLGLYQLAVEYGAADEWLSDVDRPGRPGGAELVQLRHGDDQPKVQRQAPPVEGAGFVEDQLVAAATLLRSEEFVARPGAHCERCTFHALCPDKTAGSVLS, encoded by the coding sequence ATGAGCGCGACCACCACCGAGACGCCGGCCTTCCGCCTGCGACCCGCACCGGCCGCGCCCGCAGCGCCCACGCTCGACGAGCACCAGCAGCAGGTCGTCGACCATCCCGGTGGACCGCTGCTGGTGCTGGCCGGACCCGGCACCGGCAAGACGACCACCCTGGTCGAGGCGATCGTCGCGCGGGTGGAGGCGGGAGCCCGCCCCGACCAGGTGCTGGCCCTCACCTTCTCCCGCAAGGCCGCCGAGCAGCTGCGCGACCGGGTGACCGCGCGGCTGGGCCGCACGATGGCGACGCCCCTGAGCTCGACGTTCCACTCCTTCGCCTACGCGCTGGTGCGGCGCTACGCGCCGGCCGAGCTGTACGCCGCGCCCCTGCGGCTGCTGTCGGCTCCCGAGCAGGACGTCGTGCTCCAGGAGCTGCTCACCGACAACCCGGAGTCGGTGCGCTGGCCCGCCGGGCTCCGAGCCGCGGTCGGCACCCGCGGCTTCGCCAAGGAGGTGCACGCCGTCCTCGCCCGGGCTCGCGAGCGCGGGCTGGATCCCGACCAGCTGATCGAGCTCGGCGAGCGCGAGGGCGCCCCCGAGCTGGCGGCCGCCGGCTTCTTCCTGGAGCAGTATCTCGACGTCCTGGGCGACCAGAGCGCGGTCGACTACCCCGACCTGGTCGCGCGTGCGGTCATCGAGGCCAACCTGCACCGCGACGAGCTGCGTCGCGAGCTCAGCCACGTCTTCGTCGACGAGTACCAGGACACCGATCCCAGCCAGGTCGCCATGCTGCGAGCACTGGCCGGCGACGGGCGCGACCTGACGGTGGTCGGCGACCCCGACCAGTCGATCTACGGCTTCCGCGGCGCCGACGTCCGCGGCATCCTCGACTTCCCCCGGCAGTTCCCGCGGGCCGACGGCTCGCCGGCCCGGGTGGTCGCGCTCGCGACGACCCGCCGGTTCGGTTCCCGGCTGCTGCGTGCCTCCCGGTCGATCGCGGCCGGCATCGGCGTCACCGGGTCGATCCCCGCCGCGACGTACGCCGCTTTCCGCGACCCGGCCCCCGTCGCCCACGAGTTCGGGCCCGGCACCGTCCAGGCGCTGACCTTCGACACCGCCCGCGCCGAGGTCGAGCACATCGCCGACCTGCTGCGCCGGGCCCATCTCGAGGACGACGTCGCCTGGTCCGACATGGCGGTGCTGGTGCGCTCGGGCCGCACCGAGATCCCGGGCCTGCGCCGATCCCTGGTCGCGGCCGGCGTGCCGGTGGAGGTCGCCAGTGACGAGACGCCCCTGGTCCGTGAGCCCGCCGCGGTGCCGCTGCTCGCCGCGCTCGCCGTGGTCGGCGACGCCGAGGTCGACGACCCGGCAGCCCAGGACCACGTCGGCGCCGACCGGGCCGAGGCGCTGCTGACCTCGCCGCTGGGCGGCCTCGACGCGACCGACGTGCGCGCGCTGACCCGGGCGCTGCGCGAGCGTGAGCCCGAGGCGGCGCCGCGCGAGCTGGTGCGCCGCGCCGTGCTGGAGCCCGCGCTGCTGGCCGGCGTGCCGGGCGACGCCGCGACCCGGGCCCGCCGGCTCGCGGTGCTGGTCGCCCGGGCTCGGGGCGAGCTCGCGGACGGGGCGAGCGTCGAGGAGGTGCTGTGGACCCTGTGGGAGGGCTCCGACTGGGGCCGCCGGCTGCGGCACGCCACCCGTGGCGGGGGCCACGGGGCCCGGCTCGCCCATCGTGACCTCGACGCGATCTGCGCGCTGTTCGAGACGGCCGCGCGGGTCGAGGAGCAACGCGGGCACACCAGCGTCCGGGCGTTCGTCGACACGCTGAGGGCCCAGGAGATCCCGGCCGACACGCTCGCCGACCGCGGTGTCCGCGGCGACGCCGTACGGCTGCTCACCGCCCACCGGTCCAAGGGCCTGGAGTGGCGCCTGGTGGTCGTCGCCCGCGTCCAGGAGGGCGCCTGGCCCGACCTGCGCCGCCGCGACACCTTGCTCCAGGCCGACCGGATCAGCCGTGACGGCCTGCTGCCGCCGCTGACCCGGGGCGCGATCCTGGCCGAGGAGCGCCGGCTGTTCTACGTCGCGGCGACCCGAGCCCGGCAGCGGCTCGTGGTCACGGCCGTGGCCTCCGCCGACGACGAGGGTGAGCAGCCCTCACGGTTCCTGCACGAGCTCGGGCGCGACCCCGTGCACCGGATCGGCCGGCCGCAGCGCCCGCTCTCGATGACCGGCCTGGTCGCCGAGCTGCGCCGCACCCTCGCCGATCCCGAGCAGCCCGAGCCGCTGCGCGCGGCGGCGGCACGACGACTCAGCCGGCTGGCCGCGACCGACGTGCACGGCCGGCCCGTCGCCGCGGCCGCCGACCCCGCGTCGTGGTGGGGACTCCGGGCGCCCACCCGGGCCACGCAGCCGGTGCGTCCGAGCGAGCAGCCGCTGACGATCTCGGCGAGCACCCTCGAGGGGCTGGTGACCTGCCCGGCGCAGTGGTTCCTCAGTCGGGAGGCCGGCGGTGCGGTGGTGAGCTCGGCGAGCCAGGGGTTCGGCAAGGTCGTGCACGCGATCGCCGACCGGATCGCCAAGGGCGAGATCGCCTCGCCCGTCGACGTCGATGCCGACCTGATGCCGCTGGTCGATGAGGTGTGGGCGCGGCTGGAGTTCCGCACCCCCTGGTCACGGGCCCGCGAGCGGGCGGCGGTCCGCGACGCGCTGGTCCGCTTCGTCGGCTGGCACGAGCGACCGGGCGCGCGCACCGTCCTGGCGACCGAGCCGCGGATGCAGGCGCAGGTGAGCCTGCCCGACGGTCAGGTGGTGCGGCTGAACGGGTACGCCGACCGCCTCGAGCTCGACGAGGACGGCCGGGTGGTCGTCATCGACCTCAAGACCGGCAAGTACCCACCCACCGGCCCCCAGGTCGAGCGGCACAGCCAGCTGGGCCTCTACCAGCTGGCCGTCGAGTACGGCGCGGCCGACGAGTGGCTGTCCGATGTCGACCGTCCGGGCCGGCCGGGCGGGGCCGAGCTGGTCCAGCTGCGCCACGGCGACGACCAGCCGAAGGTGCAGCGCCAGGCGCCGCCGGTCGAGGGAGCGGGGTTCGTCGAGGACCAGCTGGTCGCGGCCGCGACGCTGCTGCGCAGCGAGGAGTTCGTCGCCCGTCCCGGTGCGCACTGCGAGCGGTGCACCTTCCACGCCCTGTGCCCCGACAAGACCGCCGGATCGGTGCTCTCGTGA
- a CDS encoding DJ-1/PfpI family protein, with the protein MTPPTSRRTVAILAFDDMEVLDYAGPYEVFNVAGELGADRPFEVFSVGLTTGPAVGRGGFTVLPTYSLDDAPASDLLVVPGGAGTRALLDDERLLAWLRERTGEVELLVSVCTGALLLGAAGLLEGCRATTHHDAYDELAALSPTTVVVRGERFVRSAQTILTSAGVSAGIDCSLHAVQLLTDEHTRDVTVSEMEWGWRS; encoded by the coding sequence ATGACTCCCCCGACCTCCAGGCGCACCGTGGCCATCCTCGCCTTCGACGACATGGAGGTGCTCGACTACGCGGGCCCGTACGAGGTGTTCAACGTGGCCGGCGAGCTCGGCGCGGATCGGCCCTTCGAGGTCTTCTCGGTCGGGCTGACCACGGGTCCGGCGGTCGGCCGGGGCGGGTTCACGGTGCTGCCGACGTACTCCCTCGACGACGCGCCGGCCTCGGACCTGCTGGTTGTGCCGGGCGGCGCCGGCACCCGGGCGCTGCTCGACGACGAGCGGCTGCTGGCGTGGCTGCGGGAGCGCACCGGCGAGGTCGAGCTGCTCGTGTCGGTGTGCACGGGCGCGCTGCTGCTCGGCGCGGCCGGACTGCTGGAGGGATGCCGGGCGACCACCCACCACGACGCGTACGACGAGCTCGCGGCGCTCTCCCCCACCACCGTGGTCGTGCGGGGCGAGCGGTTCGTCCGCTCCGCCCAGACGATCCTGACGTCGGCGGGCGTCTCGGCCGGCATCGACTGCTCGCTGCACGCCGTGCAGCTGCTGACCGACGAGCACACCCGCGACGTGACCGTCTCCGAGATGGAGTGGGGCTGGCGCTCCTAG
- a CDS encoding ring-opening amidohydrolase gives MPSAIEVRKVPIHSVADASELAKLIDEGVMEAGRVVAIIGKTEGNGGVNDYTRIIADRAFREVLVEKGADADAVKEIPIVWSGGTDGVISPHATIFATVDAEPSEEQRLTVGFAMSEVLLPEDIGRTAMITKVADAVKVAMERAGISDAADVHYVQTKTPLLTLSTIADAKSRGQDVFTEDTLHSMDVSNGGTALGIAVALGEIEMPRDEDVLKDRSLFSSVASCSSGVELDRAQVVVVGNATGVGGRYRIGHSVMKDALDADGIWDAIKDAGLDLPERPRTGDLDGRLVNVFLKCEVSQDGAVRGRRNAMLDDSDVHWHRQIKAAVGGVTASVTGDPAVFVSVSAAHQGPDGGGPVAAIVDLG, from the coding sequence ATGCCCAGCGCCATCGAAGTCCGCAAGGTCCCGATCCACTCCGTCGCCGACGCCAGCGAGCTCGCGAAGCTCATCGACGAGGGCGTGATGGAGGCCGGCCGCGTCGTCGCGATCATCGGGAAGACCGAGGGCAACGGCGGGGTCAACGACTACACCCGGATCATCGCCGACCGGGCGTTCCGCGAGGTGCTGGTCGAGAAGGGCGCCGACGCCGACGCCGTGAAGGAGATCCCGATCGTCTGGTCGGGCGGCACCGACGGCGTGATCAGCCCGCACGCGACGATCTTCGCGACCGTCGATGCCGAGCCGAGCGAGGAGCAGCGGCTGACCGTGGGCTTCGCGATGAGCGAGGTGCTGCTGCCCGAGGACATCGGCCGGACCGCGATGATCACCAAGGTGGCCGACGCGGTGAAGGTCGCGATGGAGCGGGCCGGCATCTCTGACGCCGCCGACGTGCACTACGTGCAGACGAAGACGCCGCTGCTGACCCTGAGCACGATCGCCGACGCGAAGTCGCGCGGCCAGGACGTCTTCACCGAGGACACCCTGCACTCGATGGACGTCTCCAACGGCGGTACGGCGCTCGGCATCGCCGTGGCCCTCGGAGAGATCGAGATGCCCCGCGACGAGGACGTGCTGAAGGACCGCTCGCTCTTCTCATCGGTCGCCTCCTGCTCCTCCGGCGTGGAGCTCGACCGCGCCCAGGTCGTCGTGGTCGGCAACGCGACGGGGGTCGGCGGTCGCTACCGGATCGGCCACTCGGTGATGAAGGACGCCCTCGACGCCGACGGCATCTGGGACGCGATCAAGGACGCCGGCCTCGACCTGCCCGAGCGGCCGCGCACCGGTGACCTCGACGGGAGGCTGGTCAACGTCTTCCTCAAGTGCGAGGTATCCCAGGACGGCGCCGTCCGCGGGCGCCGCAACGCGATGCTCGACGACTCCGACGTGCACTGGCACCGCCAGATCAAGGCCGCGGTCGGTGGCGTCACCGCCTCGGTGACCGGCGACCCGGCGGTCTTCGTGTCGGTCTCCGCCGCTCACCAGGGCCCCGACGGCGGTGGCCCGGTCGCCGCCATCGTCGATCTGGGCTGA
- the arcC gene encoding carbamate kinase produces MRVLLALGGNAMTSADGRARPEDQLAAASTAAAAVADLVARGDEVVLTHGNGPQVGNLLVKNELAAAVVPPVPLDWCGAQTQATLGFVLMNAIDAALLERGVDRRTATVVTRTLVAWDDPGFTRPTKPIGRYLPAADAALLVEHGETWEDRGEKGWRRVVASPEPLAIVDLAAIEALVAAGLVTIAAGGGGIPVVVDAEGRLRGVEAVVDKDLGAAVLARDLRADVLVVATDVPNAVLHWGTPQAEPLGEVTVPDLRKYAAEGHFASGSMAPKVEAACRFVEQGGRRALITSLSQITDALDGAAGTVVVPERKPA; encoded by the coding sequence ATGAGGGTCCTGCTCGCGCTCGGCGGCAACGCCATGACCAGCGCGGACGGTCGGGCCCGGCCCGAGGACCAGCTCGCCGCGGCGTCGACCGCGGCCGCCGCCGTCGCCGACCTGGTCGCGCGCGGGGACGAGGTGGTGCTCACCCACGGCAACGGCCCGCAGGTCGGCAACCTGCTGGTCAAGAACGAGCTCGCCGCCGCGGTCGTGCCGCCGGTCCCGCTCGACTGGTGCGGCGCCCAGACCCAGGCGACGCTCGGGTTCGTGCTGATGAACGCGATCGACGCCGCGCTGCTCGAGCGCGGCGTCGACCGGCGTACGGCGACCGTCGTGACCCGCACGCTCGTGGCCTGGGACGACCCCGGGTTCACCCGGCCGACCAAGCCGATCGGCCGCTACCTGCCGGCCGCCGACGCGGCGCTGCTCGTCGAGCACGGCGAGACCTGGGAGGACCGCGGCGAGAAGGGCTGGCGTCGGGTGGTCGCCTCGCCCGAGCCGCTGGCGATCGTCGACCTGGCCGCGATCGAGGCCCTGGTCGCGGCGGGCCTCGTGACCATCGCCGCCGGCGGCGGCGGGATCCCTGTCGTGGTCGACGCCGAGGGGCGGCTCCGCGGCGTCGAGGCGGTCGTCGACAAGGACCTCGGGGCGGCGGTGCTGGCCCGGGACCTGCGCGCCGACGTGCTCGTCGTCGCCACCGACGTACCGAACGCCGTGCTCCACTGGGGCACGCCGCAGGCCGAGCCGCTGGGCGAGGTGACCGTCCCGGACCTGCGGAAGTACGCCGCCGAGGGCCACTTCGCCAGCGGCTCGATGGCGCCCAAGGTCGAGGCCGCCTGCCGGTTCGTCGAGCAGGGTGGCCGGCGCGCCCTCATCACCAGCCTGAGCCAGATCACCGATGCCCTCGACGGCGCCGCCGGCACCGTCGTCGTACCCGAGAGGAAACCCGCCTGA
- a CDS encoding SDR family oxidoreductase — protein MRPLTLVTGGTRGIGRAIALRLAADGHDLVLGYRADASAAAACSAEAADLGATVMLVAGDLTEPVAVDELFAAAPRPLTGVVNNAGATLHLGPLAETPVEVVRRTVDLNLTAALLVARAAVRALGRSYGGSGGVLVNISSGAATLGSPGEYVQYAAAKAGVDALTVGLAQEVAADGIRVVGVAPGIVRTRIHEDAGEPGRLDRVGPLVPLGRAGEPEEVADVVAFALSGRASYVTGTTLRVAGGR, from the coding sequence GTGCGTCCTCTCACCCTGGTCACCGGCGGCACCCGCGGCATCGGGCGGGCGATCGCGCTCCGGCTCGCGGCCGACGGCCACGACCTGGTGCTCGGCTACCGCGCCGACGCCTCGGCGGCCGCCGCCTGCTCGGCCGAGGCAGCGGATCTCGGGGCCACGGTCATGCTGGTCGCGGGCGATCTCACCGAACCCGTCGCCGTCGACGAGCTCTTCGCGGCCGCGCCCCGGCCGCTGACGGGCGTCGTCAACAACGCCGGGGCGACCCTGCACCTCGGGCCGCTCGCGGAGACCCCGGTCGAGGTGGTGCGGCGCACCGTGGACCTGAACCTCACCGCCGCGCTGCTGGTCGCGCGCGCCGCCGTCCGCGCCCTCGGTCGCTCGTACGGCGGCTCCGGCGGAGTCCTGGTCAACATCAGCTCGGGCGCCGCGACCCTGGGCTCGCCGGGGGAGTACGTCCAATACGCCGCCGCGAAGGCCGGCGTCGACGCCCTCACCGTCGGCCTCGCCCAGGAGGTCGCCGCCGACGGGATCCGCGTCGTCGGTGTCGCGCCCGGCATCGTCCGCACCCGGATCCACGAGGACGCCGGTGAGCCCGGGCGGCTCGACCGGGTCGGCCCGCTGGTGCCGCTGGGCCGGGCCGGCGAGCCCGAGGAGGTCGCCGACGTGGTCGCCTTCGCGCTGAGCGGGCGGGCGTCGTACGTCACCGGTACGACGCTGCGGGTGGCCGGCGGGCGCTGA
- a CDS encoding ArsB/NhaD family transporter, which produces MITAAAIGVFLVAYAFIATERIDRVAAALGGVAAMTVLGLVDADSAFFDHDTGVDWNVIFLLFGMMVIVGVLKQTGLFEYLALWAARASGGRPARLLGLLIVVTALASALLDNVTTVLLVAPVTLSVCARLGLPTTPYLVSLIFASNIGGTATLIGDPPNIIIASRAGLSFNDFLVHTLPVTVVIVALLVVLCRFLYRRELRAVVPLEDAVQLDPASAIRDPRRLAICLVVLTVVMVAFGLHTVLHLDPSVVAMLGAGAMVLLTRTSSEEFLEEVEWGTLVFFMALFALVGALVQVGVIGDLGELAADALGDRPLVAATTLLFGSAIVGGFVDNIPYTAATVPIVQDLVGASGDTSSGNPLWWAFALGADLGGNTTAVAAGANVVVLGIAHSAGRPITFWQFTRNGLIVTFMSLCVAWLYVWLRYFVM; this is translated from the coding sequence GTGATCACCGCCGCCGCGATCGGGGTCTTCCTGGTCGCCTACGCCTTCATCGCGACCGAGCGGATCGACCGGGTCGCCGCCGCCCTCGGCGGCGTGGCCGCGATGACGGTGCTCGGGCTCGTCGACGCCGACAGTGCGTTCTTCGACCACGACACCGGCGTCGACTGGAACGTCATCTTCCTGCTCTTCGGGATGATGGTCATCGTCGGCGTGCTGAAGCAGACCGGTCTCTTCGAGTACCTCGCGCTCTGGGCCGCCCGGGCCTCCGGCGGCCGGCCCGCGCGACTGCTGGGCCTGCTGATCGTGGTCACCGCGCTGGCGAGCGCGCTGCTCGACAACGTCACGACGGTGCTGCTGGTCGCCCCGGTCACGCTCTCGGTGTGCGCGCGGCTCGGGCTGCCGACCACGCCGTACCTGGTCTCGCTGATCTTCGCCTCCAACATCGGCGGCACCGCCACGCTGATCGGCGACCCGCCGAACATCATCATCGCGAGCCGGGCCGGGCTCAGCTTCAACGACTTCCTGGTTCACACCCTGCCGGTGACGGTCGTGATCGTGGCGCTCCTCGTGGTGCTGTGCCGGTTCCTCTACCGGCGCGAGCTGCGCGCCGTCGTACCTCTCGAGGACGCGGTGCAGCTCGACCCGGCGTCCGCGATCCGGGACCCGCGCCGGCTGGCGATCTGCCTGGTCGTGCTGACGGTGGTGATGGTCGCCTTCGGCCTGCACACGGTGCTGCACCTCGACCCGTCCGTGGTCGCGATGCTCGGTGCCGGCGCGATGGTGCTGCTGACCCGGACCAGCTCCGAGGAGTTCCTCGAGGAGGTGGAGTGGGGGACGCTGGTCTTCTTCATGGCGCTGTTCGCGCTGGTCGGCGCCCTGGTCCAGGTCGGCGTGATCGGCGACCTCGGCGAGCTGGCCGCCGACGCGCTGGGGGACCGGCCGCTGGTGGCCGCGACCACCCTGCTCTTCGGCTCGGCGATCGTCGGCGGCTTCGTCGACAACATCCCCTACACCGCGGCGACCGTGCCGATCGTGCAGGACCTGGTCGGGGCGTCCGGGGACACCTCCTCGGGCAACCCGCTGTGGTGGGCGTTCGCGCTCGGTGCCGACCTCGGTGGCAACACCACCGCGGTCGCGGCCGGCGCCAACGTCGTGGTCCTCGGCATCGCGCACAGCGCCGGCCGGCCGATCACCTTCTGGCAGTTCACCCGCAACGGCCTGATCGTGACCTTCATGTCGCTGTGCGTGGCCTGGCTCTACGTCTGGCTTCGGTACTTCGTGATGTGA
- a CDS encoding potassium/proton antiporter, with protein MTTAELNVVVLIGAAVLLAAVAAVRIVSRAGLPSLLIYLAIGLAIGEGGLGLHFEDADLTQVLGTVALAVILAEGGFTTDWRTVRPVAPLAGVLATLGVFISVAVTTGLVHLVLDVDLRTAIVLGAVASSTDAAAVFSVLRQLPVRSRLRATVEAESGFNDPPVIILVTVVTSDAWNTAGPLGIAGQIGFQLVVGVLVGGLVAWAGTWVLVRSALPASGLYPLATIAIAFLAFAVSGVLGASPIMAIYVAGLVLGNSRLPHRSATESFAEGLAWLSQIGLFILLGLLASPARLLDALPTALVVGAALTLIARPVSVIVCATPFRMPWRDQVFVSWAGLRGAVPIVLATIPLSVGLPGAERIFDVVFLLVVLFTLLQGPTLPWVARRTGAARPHNPRDVAIESAALDDIDASLLQFTVPEGSRMVGVEISELRLPPGAAVSLLVRDGEIFAPAPSTDLRGGDHVLLAAPREDGEAIERRLRAVSDSGRLAGWYDGAVAAPRLVDLGGRR; from the coding sequence GTGACGACCGCCGAGCTCAACGTCGTCGTACTCATCGGCGCGGCGGTGCTGCTGGCCGCCGTGGCGGCCGTGCGCATCGTCAGCCGCGCCGGCCTGCCCAGCCTGCTGATCTACCTCGCCATCGGACTGGCCATCGGCGAAGGCGGGCTCGGCCTGCACTTCGAGGACGCCGACCTCACCCAGGTCCTCGGCACCGTCGCGCTCGCGGTGATCCTCGCCGAGGGCGGCTTCACCACCGACTGGCGGACCGTCCGGCCCGTCGCCCCGCTGGCCGGGGTGCTCGCGACGCTCGGGGTGTTCATCAGCGTCGCGGTCACCACCGGGCTCGTCCACCTGGTCCTCGACGTGGACCTGCGCACGGCGATCGTGCTCGGTGCCGTGGCCTCCTCGACCGACGCGGCGGCGGTGTTCTCGGTGCTGCGCCAGCTGCCGGTCCGCAGCCGGCTGCGCGCGACCGTGGAGGCGGAGTCGGGGTTCAACGACCCGCCGGTGATCATCCTGGTCACGGTCGTCACCTCGGACGCCTGGAACACCGCCGGACCCCTCGGCATCGCCGGTCAGATCGGCTTCCAGCTCGTCGTCGGGGTGCTGGTCGGCGGCCTGGTCGCCTGGGCCGGCACCTGGGTGCTGGTGCGCAGCGCGCTCCCGGCCTCCGGGCTCTACCCGCTGGCGACCATCGCCATCGCCTTCCTCGCCTTCGCGGTCTCCGGCGTGCTCGGGGCCAGCCCGATCATGGCCATCTACGTCGCCGGGCTGGTGCTCGGCAACTCCCGGCTCCCGCACCGCTCCGCGACCGAGTCCTTCGCCGAGGGCCTGGCCTGGCTCTCCCAGATCGGGCTGTTCATCCTGCTCGGCCTGCTGGCCAGCCCCGCACGGCTCCTCGACGCGCTCCCGACCGCGCTCGTCGTCGGCGCGGCACTCACGCTCATCGCCCGGCCGGTGTCGGTGATCGTCTGCGCGACGCCGTTCCGGATGCCGTGGCGTGACCAGGTCTTCGTCAGCTGGGCCGGCCTGCGGGGCGCCGTCCCGATCGTGCTCGCCACCATCCCCTTGAGCGTCGGCCTGCCCGGCGCGGAACGGATCTTCGACGTGGTCTTCCTGCTCGTCGTCCTCTTCACCCTGCTCCAGGGGCCGACCCTGCCCTGGGTCGCGCGGCGTACCGGCGCGGCCCGCCCGCACAACCCCCGCGACGTCGCGATCGAGTCGGCGGCGCTCGACGACATCGACGCCTCGCTGCTGCAGTTCACCGTCCCCGAGGGGTCCCGGATGGTCGGGGTCGAGATCTCCGAGCTGCGGCTGCCGCCGGGTGCCGCGGTCTCGCTGCTGGTCCGCGACGGCGAGATCTTCGCGCCGGCCCCGAGCACCGACCTGCGCGGCGGCGACCACGTGCTCCTCGCCGCGCCCCGCGAGGACGGGGAGGCGATCGAGCGACGGCTCCGCGCGGTCAGCGACAGCGGCCGGCTCGCCGGCTGGTACGACGGGGCCGTCGCGGCACCGCGCCTCGTCGACCTCGGTGGGCGCCGGTGA
- a CDS encoding SPFH domain-containing protein, with protein MQEPQGAVVVVLLLVSLLALLAGASLRWTPRDHVLVVSRRGVVRRVVGGGPAWHWPLLDAVEALPLEADPLAVSVHATTRDGHDVRLLAETTVPVWPPSPGEPADTVLRARADAEADLEDELARAVGARDVADLERLDVRGLEVVGLDVVLRPAR; from the coding sequence ATGCAGGAGCCACAGGGTGCGGTCGTGGTGGTTCTCCTGCTGGTGTCCCTCCTGGCTCTGCTCGCCGGCGCCAGCTTGCGCTGGACGCCCCGCGACCACGTGCTGGTCGTCAGCCGGCGCGGCGTCGTACGTCGGGTCGTGGGCGGTGGGCCGGCCTGGCACTGGCCGCTGCTGGACGCGGTCGAGGCGCTCCCGCTCGAGGCGGATCCGCTCGCGGTCAGCGTGCACGCGACGACGCGCGACGGGCACGACGTGCGGCTGCTGGCCGAGACCACCGTGCCGGTCTGGCCGCCCTCCCCGGGTGAGCCCGCCGACACGGTCCTGCGCGCGCGGGCCGACGCCGAGGCCGACCTCGAGGACGAGCTGGCCCGCGCCGTCGGCGCCCGCGACGTGGCCGACCTCGAGCGGCTGGACGTGCGCGGCCTGGAGGTCGTCGGTCTCGACGTCGTGCTGAGGCCCGCTCGGTGA
- a CDS encoding histidine kinase codes for MRTWTLPLYWKVCLINGTVFLGGTVALLLSPASVSRRALVSEAVVLTLGLTVMLVTNALLLRASLAPIDRVVRQMATVDLLEPGQRLPAGTGGPGARLVASFNAMLDRLEAERSSSDARALAAEEDERHRIARELHDEVGQQLTVVLLGLKQVQQRAPAELVAELELVRESARAGLDDVRRVARELRPGVLDDLGLHSALAALATGFSGHGGATIRRSIAPGLPALPPETELVVYRVAQEALTNAARHAGARGVELTLQRLGDRVVLGVEDDGRGLPAGASGAGLRGMRERARSVGGELEVTGSPGRGTRVRLSVPAGSS; via the coding sequence GTGCGCACCTGGACGCTGCCCCTGTACTGGAAGGTGTGCCTGATCAACGGCACCGTGTTCCTCGGCGGGACCGTCGCGCTGCTGCTGTCGCCGGCCAGCGTGTCCCGTCGGGCGCTGGTCTCCGAGGCCGTCGTGCTGACCCTGGGCCTGACCGTGATGCTGGTGACCAACGCGCTGCTGCTGCGCGCCAGCCTCGCCCCGATCGACCGGGTCGTGCGGCAGATGGCAACGGTCGACCTGCTCGAGCCCGGGCAGCGGCTCCCGGCCGGCACGGGCGGGCCCGGCGCCCGTCTGGTCGCCAGCTTCAACGCGATGCTCGACCGGCTGGAGGCCGAGCGCAGCAGCAGCGACGCCCGGGCCCTGGCCGCCGAGGAGGACGAGCGGCACCGGATCGCCCGCGAGCTGCACGACGAGGTCGGCCAGCAGCTGACCGTCGTACTCCTCGGCCTCAAGCAGGTCCAGCAGCGGGCCCCGGCCGAGCTGGTGGCGGAGCTGGAGCTGGTCCGCGAGAGCGCGCGCGCCGGTCTCGACGACGTACGACGGGTGGCGCGCGAGCTGCGACCGGGGGTGCTCGACGACCTGGGCCTGCACAGCGCGCTGGCCGCGCTGGCGACCGGGTTCTCCGGGCACGGCGGCGCGACGATCCGCCGCTCGATCGCGCCGGGCCTGCCCGCGCTCCCGCCGGAGACGGAGCTGGTGGTCTACCGGGTGGCCCAGGAGGCGCTGACCAACGCCGCCCGGCACGCGGGCGCCCGCGGGGTGGAGCTGACCCTGCAGCGGCTGGGCGACCGGGTGGTGCTCGGCGTCGAGGACGACGGCCGCGGTCTCCCGGCCGGTGCGAGCGGCGCCGGGCTGCGCGGGATGCGGGAGCGGGCCCGCTCGGTGGGCGGCGAGCTGGAGGTGACCGGGTCCCCGGGCCGCGGGACCCGGGTGCGACTGAGCGTGCCGGCGGGGTCCTCGTGA